A genomic window from Sorex araneus isolate mSorAra2 chromosome 2, mSorAra2.pri, whole genome shotgun sequence includes:
- the CLPS gene encoding colipase — MKVLALLLVAAIAVAYAVPDPRGIIMNLDEGELCMNSAQCKSKCCHRTSGLSLARCAPKASENSECSAKTLYGVYYKCPCERGLSCEVDKTIVGAITNTNFGICHDIGRRSQE, encoded by the exons ATGAAGGTTCTGGCCCTCCTGCTTGTCGCCGCCATCGCGGTGGCCTATGCAGTCCCTGACCCCCGGGGCATCATCATGAACCTG GACGAGGGTGAGCTCTGCATGAACAGCGCCCAGTGCAAGAGCAAGTGCTGCCACCGCACCAGCGGCCTGAGCCTGGCCCGCTGCGCCCCCAAGGCCAGCGAGAACAGCGAGTGCTCCGCCAAG ACCCTCTATGGGGTTTACTACAAGTGTCCCTGCGAGCGCGGCCTGAGCTGCGAGGTGGACAAGACCATCGTGGGTGCCATCACCAACACCAACTTTGGCATCTGTCACGATATTGGCCGACGATCCCAGGAGTGA